The following proteins are encoded in a genomic region of Natrinema sp. DC36:
- a CDS encoding AI-2E family transporter, giving the protein MPDSPDPPDWIVERPGLTALALLSGFLALFVLLPYLQYVLFGVVLAYILLPVQRRLEQYIRPTFAAIAVVIGTLLVVLIPLIYVISVAVRQSLRLVRSIRQGEIDVETVEGILETNGYAVDLVDLYESNQGRIAAGIQEVTSGAIGLVGSLPSMFIGLTVTLFVLFALLRDGDRLVAWFQWVLPIDDEITDELRTGLDQLMWASVVGNVAVAAIQAVMLGVGLAIAGVPAVVFLTVATFVLTLLPLVGAFGIWIPAAAYLVAIGRPTAGAAMAVYGLLVTFSDSYLRPALIGRTSAFNSAIVVVGIFGGLIVFGAVGLFIGPVVLGGAKLTLDCFARARTDQPIAGAVTEGEGRGDGPGEPASEPESATESDEGAGVESATDPGDNSRSDS; this is encoded by the coding sequence ATGCCAGACAGTCCCGATCCTCCGGACTGGATCGTCGAGCGACCCGGCTTGACCGCGCTCGCGCTGCTCAGTGGTTTCCTCGCACTGTTCGTCCTCCTCCCGTATCTCCAGTACGTCCTGTTCGGCGTCGTTCTCGCGTACATTCTGCTGCCCGTCCAGCGACGGCTCGAGCAGTACATCAGACCGACGTTCGCAGCGATTGCGGTGGTGATCGGGACGTTACTCGTCGTCCTGATCCCGCTCATCTACGTCATCTCGGTCGCGGTTCGACAGTCGCTTCGGCTGGTCCGCTCGATCAGGCAGGGCGAAATCGACGTCGAGACGGTCGAGGGAATACTCGAGACCAACGGCTACGCGGTCGATCTCGTCGATCTGTACGAATCGAATCAGGGTCGAATCGCGGCCGGCATCCAGGAAGTCACGTCGGGAGCGATCGGTCTTGTCGGTAGTTTGCCGAGTATGTTCATCGGACTGACGGTAACGCTGTTCGTCCTCTTCGCCCTCTTGCGGGATGGGGACCGACTCGTCGCGTGGTTCCAGTGGGTGTTGCCGATCGACGACGAGATTACGGACGAACTTCGCACGGGACTGGATCAGCTCATGTGGGCCTCTGTCGTCGGAAACGTCGCTGTCGCGGCCATTCAGGCGGTGATGCTCGGGGTCGGGCTGGCGATCGCCGGCGTCCCCGCAGTCGTTTTCCTCACCGTCGCGACGTTCGTCCTGACGCTGCTCCCGCTCGTCGGCGCGTTCGGGATCTGGATCCCCGCGGCGGCCTACCTGGTCGCGATAGGGCGGCCGACAGCCGGCGCGGCGATGGCCGTCTACGGACTGCTCGTCACCTTCTCGGATTCGTACCTGCGTCCCGCGCTGATCGGTCGGACCAGCGCCTTCAACTCCGCTATCGTCGTCGTGGGGATCTTCGGCGGCCTCATCGTCTTCGGTGCCGTCGGGCTGTTCATCGGGCCGGTCGTCCTCGGCGGCGCGAAACTCACCCTCGATTGCTTCGCTCGAGCGCGTACCGATCAACCGATAGCCGGGGCCGTCACCGAAGGCGAGGGAAGAGGGGATGGCCCCGGGGAGCCGGCCAGCGAACCGGAATCCGCGACCGAGTCGGACGAGGGCGCGGGTGTTGAATCAGCGACTGATCCGGGCGATAACTCGCGTTCCGACTCGTAA
- a CDS encoding DUF2270 domain-containing protein — MVDAGDETRADDSETRDGELEGDGGEERDARDGPLDPGDQEIGAAAAADTDSLLGVLPHFYRGEVSQANSAQDRIDRTTDWAITLLAALLSIVFSSRNMPAFLLLIGMFVLSIFLFYEVRRYRFYDHWRARVRFIQENVFANAFEPVGVEHPAWREELSDDLRNPTFKVSTREALSRRIRRVYGLLFTVAGVGWAFKVTMFTPEQQWTEAAELPGIHGAVVAAVLGLFFVSVIVLGLWPGGRKAKGEIHGVKSGEWKNE; from the coding sequence ATGGTCGACGCAGGCGACGAGACACGTGCGGACGATAGCGAGACCCGAGACGGGGAACTCGAGGGAGACGGCGGGGAGGAACGGGACGCTCGAGACGGTCCGCTCGATCCCGGGGACCAGGAGATCGGGGCGGCGGCCGCGGCCGACACCGACTCGCTGCTCGGCGTGCTCCCTCACTTCTATCGCGGGGAGGTCAGTCAGGCCAACAGCGCGCAGGATCGGATCGATCGGACGACCGACTGGGCGATTACGCTCCTCGCCGCGTTGCTCTCGATCGTCTTCTCGAGTCGGAATATGCCTGCCTTCCTGCTCCTGATCGGAATGTTCGTCCTCTCGATCTTCCTGTTTTACGAGGTCCGCCGCTACCGGTTCTACGACCACTGGCGCGCCCGCGTCCGGTTCATTCAGGAGAACGTGTTCGCGAACGCCTTCGAGCCCGTCGGCGTCGAACATCCGGCCTGGCGCGAGGAACTGAGCGATGATCTCCGGAACCCGACGTTCAAGGTATCGACTCGAGAGGCCCTCTCTCGGCGTATTCGTCGCGTGTACGGGCTCCTGTTCACGGTGGCAGGGGTCGGCTGGGCGTTCAAAGTCACGATGTTTACCCCGGAGCAGCAGTGGACGGAAGCCGCCGAGTTACCGGGGATTCACGGTGCGGTCGTTGCGGCAGTTCTCGGCCTCTTCTTCGTGAGCGTGATCGTACTCGGACTGTGGCCCGGGGGACGGAAGGCGAAAGGAGAGATTCACGGCGTAAAATCCGGCGAGTGGAAGAACGAGTAG
- a CDS encoding DUF2150 family protein encodes MSNPPTEFYSEERWQNWIGRIKDEDIDPEDESSARLLLNLQDDTAIAIAKIVAAYDDDELDQEDALGEIADVREIVLSEVDIEDEEKLILVDGVQTSLVCVFFAAEEYVANGPADEGSVGDYLGAAADAEAEEDLDAALGYAAQAGTLIIDGNELDMTVAEDLEYGLVTEWINGLDSLQSAMSDPEVVEEDE; translated from the coding sequence ATGAGCAATCCCCCGACCGAGTTCTACTCGGAGGAACGCTGGCAGAACTGGATCGGTCGAATCAAAGACGAAGACATCGATCCGGAGGACGAATCGTCGGCGCGGCTCCTGCTCAATCTGCAGGACGACACGGCGATCGCGATCGCGAAGATCGTCGCCGCCTACGACGACGACGAACTCGATCAGGAGGATGCGCTCGGAGAGATCGCGGACGTCCGCGAAATCGTTCTTAGCGAGGTCGATATCGAAGACGAGGAGAAGCTGATCCTCGTCGACGGCGTCCAGACGAGTCTGGTCTGCGTCTTCTTCGCGGCCGAGGAGTACGTCGCCAACGGACCTGCCGACGAAGGCAGCGTCGGCGACTACCTCGGTGCCGCGGCCGACGCCGAGGCCGAAGAGGATCTCGATGCCGCACTCGGCTACGCGGCCCAGGCGGGGACGCTCATCATCGACGGCAACGAGCTCGACATGACCGTCGCCGAGGACCTCGAGTACGGACTGGTCACGGAGTGGATCAACGGCCTCGACAGCCTCCAGAGCGCGATGAGCGATCCCGAAGTCGTCGAAGAAGACGAGTAA
- the hmgB gene encoding hydroxymethylglutaryl-CoA synthase produces the protein MTAVGIDAVEIWTGNLKLDLPGTFAPEKGEDPEKYTKGLGLNASSFPDSYEDIVTMGANAAHRLMERKGLEPADIGRIDVATESAFDNSKPVSTYVAGCLEQVYDDDFHHANKGERKFACIAGTQSLDDAYNWIRAGRNRGRSALVIATDTALYARGDDGEATQGAGAVAMLISEDPNLVELSAEQGYGSADETDFLKPNQQFPSVDGKRSVQVYLARMREALEDYESVAGEVHEEDFVYAPFHTPFPGMVRKAALLAFRHITRNTEIEDELAEEIGRQPRPEAFDSDEEYRDALREYMDLLKDTDRYAEWYDTTIDPTLTIAREVGNWYTGSVHVARASALKHAREQGREMTGEKMLIGSYGSGAQAEIHSETIREGWAEEIDALNVDEQLADRYEMSWEDYEEIHDAHNHEMDVDVEEFTTPTEEFVFDGWGRMGERKYRYVE, from the coding sequence ATGACTGCAGTCGGTATCGACGCCGTCGAGATCTGGACCGGGAACCTCAAGCTGGACCTTCCCGGCACGTTTGCCCCGGAGAAGGGCGAAGACCCGGAAAAATACACGAAAGGGCTCGGGCTCAACGCGAGTTCGTTCCCCGATAGCTACGAGGACATCGTCACGATGGGGGCGAACGCTGCCCACCGACTGATGGAACGGAAAGGACTCGAGCCGGCCGATATCGGTCGAATCGATGTCGCAACCGAGAGCGCCTTCGACAACTCGAAGCCGGTTTCGACGTACGTCGCTGGCTGCCTCGAGCAGGTGTACGACGACGACTTCCATCACGCGAACAAGGGCGAGCGGAAGTTCGCCTGTATCGCGGGGACGCAGAGTCTAGACGACGCCTACAACTGGATCCGCGCGGGCCGCAATCGCGGCCGCTCGGCGCTGGTCATCGCGACCGACACCGCACTCTACGCGCGCGGTGACGACGGCGAGGCAACCCAGGGGGCCGGGGCCGTCGCGATGCTTATCAGCGAGGATCCGAACCTCGTCGAACTCTCCGCCGAGCAGGGCTATGGCTCGGCCGACGAGACGGACTTCCTCAAGCCCAACCAGCAGTTCCCGTCCGTCGACGGCAAACGCTCCGTGCAGGTCTACCTCGCACGGATGCGCGAGGCCCTCGAGGACTACGAGAGCGTCGCGGGCGAGGTCCACGAGGAAGACTTCGTCTACGCGCCGTTCCACACGCCGTTCCCGGGCATGGTCCGGAAGGCGGCGTTACTCGCGTTCCGCCACATCACCCGGAACACGGAAATCGAGGACGAACTGGCCGAGGAAATCGGTCGGCAACCCCGACCCGAGGCGTTCGACTCCGACGAGGAGTACCGTGACGCGCTCCGGGAGTACATGGACCTTCTCAAGGACACCGACCGCTACGCGGAGTGGTACGACACGACGATCGATCCGACCCTGACCATCGCCCGCGAGGTCGGCAACTGGTACACGGGCTCCGTCCACGTCGCCCGCGCGAGCGCCCTCAAACACGCTCGAGAGCAGGGCCGGGAGATGACCGGCGAAAAGATGCTCATCGGTTCCTACGGCAGCGGCGCACAGGCGGAGATCCATTCCGAGACGATTCGGGAGGGGTGGGCCGAGGAGATCGACGCCCTGAACGTCGACGAACAGCTCGCGGATCGCTACGAGATGTCGTGGGAGGACTACGAGGAGATCCACGACGCTCACAACCACGAGATGGACGTCGATGTCGAGGAGTTCACGACGCCCACCGAGGAGTTCGTCTTCGACGGCTGGGGCCGTATGGGCGAGCGGAAGTATCGGTACGTGGAGTAG